The Populus trichocarpa isolate Nisqually-1 chromosome 11, P.trichocarpa_v4.1, whole genome shotgun sequence genome has a segment encoding these proteins:
- the LOC7489058 gene encoding 2-oxoglutarate-dependent dioxygenase DAO: MGKSGVPIIDLHEFPGQYEKLRRACVEWGCFRIVNHNISLALMADMKRVVRSLLDLPFDVKKRNIDVIAGSGYMAPSKVNPLYEALGLHDMRSSQAVETFCSQMDASPYQREVIEMYAKAIHGAAMDIARKLAESMGLNGDLFESWISQFRINKYSFTPETIGSSGVQIHTDSGFLTILQDDENVGGLEVMDPSGVFAAVDPSPGTLLVNLGDVATAWSNGGLRNVQHRVQCKEATIRISIASFLVGPKDEVEAPPELVDSEHPRLFVPFKYEDYRKLRLTTKLEAGEALELKRILS; encoded by the exons ATGGGTAAGAGTGGTGTCCCAATAATTGATCTGCATGAGTTTCCAGGACAGTATGAGAAACTGAGGAGAGCATGTGTGGAGTGGGGCTGTTTCAGGATTGTGAATCACAATATCTCTTTGGCCCTCATGGCAGATATGAAGAGGGTTGTGAGGTCATTGCTAGACCTGCCCTTTGATGTCAAAAAGCGCAACATAGATGTCATAGCTGGGAGTGGCTACATGGCACCAAGCAAAGTCAACCCTCTTTATGAGGCTTTAGGACTTCATGATATGAGGTCTTCTCAAGCCGTGGAAACTTTCTGCTCCCAAATGGATGCCTCTCCTTACCAAAG AGAGGTTATCGAGATGTATGCTAAGGCAATTCATGGGGCAGCCATGGATATAGCACGAAAGTTGGCTGAAAGTATGGGGTTGAATGGTGATTTGTTCGAGTCATGGATTTCCCAGTTCAGGATCAACAAGTACAGCTTCACCCCCGAAACCATAGGCTCGTCTGGAGTCCAAATACATACAGATTCTGGGTTCCTGACTATCCTTCAAGATGATGAAAATGTTGGTGGACTTGAAGTGATGGACCCATCTGGTGTGTTTGCTGCAGTTGATCCTTCACCAGGCACCCTCCTGGTCAATCTTGGAGACGTTGCTACG GCATGGAGCAATGGAGGGCTTCGTAACGTGCAGCATCGAGTGCAATGCAAGGAAGCCACAATTCGGATCTCAATCGCTTCATTCCTGGTCGGTCCCAAGGACGAAGTGGAAGCTCCGCCGGAACTTGTGGACTCTGAACACCCACGTCTCTTTGTCCCTTTCAAATATGAAGATTATAGAAAGCTCAGACTTACCACAAAATTGGAGGCTGGTGAAGCCCTTGAACTTAAACGCATCCTgtcctaa